From a single Acyrthosiphon pisum isolate AL4f unplaced genomic scaffold, pea_aphid_22Mar2018_4r6ur Scaffold_20712;HRSCAF=21911, whole genome shotgun sequence genomic region:
- the LOC103308589 gene encoding ATP-dependent DNA helicase PIF1-like, with protein MEDFNWRLQDVDRARAACLAAIEDLLRAQGKSPVDYGLPLADPRLLEPLQQDDALFREIDAAARWAPQVEALNAEQRTVYDRVMATVDDPREVSRTFFVDGPGGTGKTTLYGYLIWSLRHRPQPLEVLCFAYTGIAASLMDGGMTVHSTFGTLTEDSTSTVTMQSERAQKIRNAALIVWDEALMSPGLQLTVVDRLLRDVMVSELPFGGKTMLFAGDFRQILPVVRRGTRADIVMSSIKENGLWSVMERFNLVQNMRAGNDADFASWLLRLGNGQLPAVDGVPDIVQIPREMVCDVADLIDFVYPQEMSLANVEEFARRVILCPTNEECGDVNGDVLERVDGREMTIGIPKKSDHVLRIRHQC; from the exons ATGGAGGACTTCAACTGGCGTCTCCAAGACGTCGACCGCGCGAGGGCCGCGTGTCTTGCGGCCATCGAGGATCTACTTCGTGCGCAAGGAAAGTCACCGGTCGACTACGGTTTGCCTCTCGCCGACCCGCGTCTACTGGAACCGCTGCAGCAGGACGATGCGCTGTTCCGAGAAATAGACGCGGCGGCACGGTGGGCGCCACAAGTGGAAGCCTTGAATGCCGAACAGCGAACGGTGTACGACCGCGTGATGGCGACCGTCGACGACCCGCGCGAGGTGTCGCGAACTTTCTTCGTCGACGGACCCGGAGGTACCGGAAAAACTACGCTGTACGGATACCTGATATGGTCGCTTCGGCACCGACCACAGCCGCTGGAGGTGTTGTGCTTCGCGTACACCGGGATCGCCGCGTCGCTCATGGACGGCGGCATGACGGTGCACTCGACGTTCGGCACGCTGACCGAAGACTCGACGTCCACCGTCACCATGCAGTCCGAGCGAGCGCAGAAGATCCGCAACGCAGCGCTCATCGTCTGGGACGAAGCCCTCATGTCACCGGGACTGCAGCTGACGGTGGTGGACCGCCTGCTCAGGGACGTCATGGTGTCGGAATTACCGTTTGGCGGTAAAACCATGCTGTTCGCCGGCGACTTCAGACAGATATTGCCCGTGGTCCGGAGAGGGACGAGAGCCGATATCGTCATGTCTTCGATCAAGGAAAACGGTCTTTGGAGCGTCATGGAGCGCTTCAATCTGGTGCAGAACATGCGCGCGGGCAACGACGCGGACTTTGCGTCTTGGTTGCTTCGGCTCGGCAACGGCCAACTGCCCGCGGTCGACGGCGTTCCGGACATCGTGCAAATCCCGCGGGAAATGGTATGCGACGTCGCTGATTTAATCGACTTCGTGTATCCGCAGGAAATGTCGTTGGCCAACGTCGAAGAATTTGCTCGGAGAGTCATCCTGTGTCCCACCAACGAAGAGTGCGGAGATGTCAACGGGGACGTGCTGGAGCGCGTCGACGGTCGTGAGatgaccataggc ATTCCCAAAAAGTCGGATCATGTTTTAAGAATCCGTCATCAATGTTAA
- the LOC107883027 gene encoding uncharacterized protein LOC107883027, with the protein MLYPLFFPYGEAGWHNGMLQEGPRRNNVRSRNTIREFACYRLGIRYEGNNDTRHQQFSSIHQGRSLLHMYVCDEYVQMESNNLNYIRRNQRDLLAEAYQGLMDHVNQHLIIDPMAVGRRIILPSTFVGSDRYNKMCYQDAITMVRSKGKPDLFITFTCNPRWPEITENLAAHSVANDRPELVARVFNRKLQELLGDLTVNRVFGNVSAYVYTIEFQKRGLPHAHILVILEEDCKFRTAADVDDVVCAYLPDPATARRLHDCVKSHMIHGPCGTVNPQCPCMVNNSCSKEFPKAYAEETVYIADGGYPKYRRPNDGRVVLVRGREVGNECVVPYNPYLLVKYDAHINVEICTSIKSVMYIYKYIYKGHDRVTLKVRDQDEIAK; encoded by the coding sequence ATGTTATATCCGCTGTTCTTCCCGTACGGCGAGGCCGGTTGGCATAACGGGATGTTGCAAGAGGGCCCTAGACGAAATAATGTCCGAAGTCGAAACACTATTAGAGAGTTTGCGTGCTACCGTTTGGGCATTCGGTATGAGGGAAATAATGACACTAGGCATCAACAGTTCAGTTCAATACATCAAGGCCGGTCTTTGTTGCACATGTATGTGTGCGATGAATACGTTCAAATGGAATCAAACAATCTGAACTACATACGTCGGAATCAGAGGGATCTCCTAGCCGAAGCGTATCAAGGGCTCATGGACCATGTGAACCAACACCTCATCATCGATCCTATGGCGGTCGGCCGTAGGATAATTTTGCCGTCGACGTTCGTGGGCAGCGACCGATACAACAAAATGTGTTATCAAGACGCTATCACCATGGTCCGTAGCAAAGGCAAACCCGACCTGTTCATAACGTTTACGTGCAATCCCAGGTGGCCGGAGATCACAGAAAACCTGGCGGCTCACAGCGTTGCCAATGACAGGCCTGAACTGGTGGCCAGGGTGTTCAACAGGAAACTACAGGAGCTACTAGGTGACCTAACTGTTAATCGTGTGTTTGGTAATGTTTCTGCTTACGTTTATACAATCGAGTTTCAGAAACGCGGTCTGCCCCATGCGCACATACTCGTAATCCTGGAGGAGGATTGTAAGTTCCGCACGGCGGCGGACGTCGACGACGTGGTTTGCGCCTATTTGCCGGACCCGGCAACCGCCAGGCGCTTACACGACTGCGTGAAGTCCCACATGATCCACGGACCGTGTGGAACAGTCAACCCGCAATGTCCGTGTATGGTGAACAACAGTTGTTCAAAAGAATTCCCAAAAGCGTACGCAGAGGAGACTGTGTACATTGCGGACGGCGGTTATCCAAAGTACCGCCGGCCGAACGACGGCCGTGTGGTACTTGTGAGAGGTCGTGAGGTCGGTAACGAGTGTGTAGTGCCTTACAACCCTTACCTTCTGGTCAAGTACGACGCACACATCAACGTCGAAATCTGCACGTCCATAAAGAGCGTCATGTATATCTACAAGTACATATACAAGGGACACGACCGTGTGACATTGAAGGTTCGAGACCAAGACGAAATAGCCAAGTGA